A genomic window from Bacteroidota bacterium includes:
- a CDS encoding DUF1028 domain-containing protein, translated as MKKLYAIILIAVIVSAAKQSYAQDTFSICAFDSATGQVGSAGATCIKSPTVSAIIISDVHPGIGVVHTQAYYYSQNQNYAKSLMNMGLMPQQIIDSLKKHDVLNDSTRRQYGIVDMVHKLTAQFTGANCDTFKNHIHGPYYSIQGNTLLGQQILDSMQSRFLNTQGTLACRLMAALQGAKVIGADNRCISYGVSTFSAFIRVANSSDSAAGPYFLDKTVNTYPPNAPAYTEPIDSLQKLFNNWGGCSAFYVSSLTQQGGIKIFPNPASGVVNVQMSGPSADGVQIEIYNVIGERVYSESVIGRQSSVIRLDAPSGIYFLQVKTSEGIVNTKIIINK; from the coding sequence ATGAAAAAACTTTACGCAATTATTTTGATTGCTGTCATTGTGAGCGCAGCGAAGCAATCTTATGCGCAGGATACTTTTTCAATCTGCGCTTTCGATTCTGCAACCGGGCAGGTTGGAAGTGCGGGCGCCACCTGCATCAAAAGTCCTACAGTAAGCGCTATTATAATCAGCGATGTTCATCCCGGTATTGGAGTGGTTCATACGCAGGCATATTATTATTCCCAGAATCAGAATTACGCCAAATCCCTTATGAACATGGGATTGATGCCGCAACAAATTATTGATTCCCTAAAGAAGCATGATGTTCTCAATGATTCTACAAGACGTCAGTATGGAATAGTGGACATGGTGCATAAACTTACCGCTCAATTCACAGGCGCCAATTGCGATACTTTCAAGAATCATATTCATGGACCTTATTATTCAATACAAGGCAATACTTTGCTCGGACAGCAAATACTTGATTCGATGCAATCGCGGTTTTTAAACACACAGGGAACTCTTGCCTGCCGGCTGATGGCGGCTTTGCAGGGAGCCAAAGTAATTGGAGCGGATAACCGTTGCATATCCTACGGTGTTTCCACTTTTTCTGCTTTTATCCGCGTAGCAAATTCAAGTGATAGTGCCGCAGGTCCGTATTTTCTTGACAAGACCGTAAATACCTATCCTCCTAATGCACCGGCTTACACTGAGCCGATAGATTCGCTGCAGAAACTTTTTAATAATTGGGGAGGATGCAGCGCTTTTTATGTTTCTTCTCTTACACAACAGGGAGGCATAAAGATATTTCCTAATCCAGCCAGTGGAGTAGTTAATGTGCAAATGAGTGGTCCGTCAGCTGACGGAGTGCAAATAGAAATCTATAATGTAATAGGAGAGCGGGTGTATTCAGAATCTGTCATCGGTCGTCAGTCATCCGTCATCCGTCTTGATGCTCCCAGCGGAATTTATTTTCTGCAAGTTAAAACAAGCGAAGGAATAGTGAACACAAAAATAATCATCAATAAATAA
- a CDS encoding CotH kinase family protein: MKNRFYIIICLLISGIQTTVAQNPGDSTFNSSVIHNINFTFSQPNFFDSLMYYKQHADSFNLSTQNMMAGVTIDGTPIDSIGVKFKGNSTFGCCGRKRPIRLTFNEYATGKKFDGLTIFELNNMVLDPSYMREKLMLDFMNKKGLPAPRCTYAKVSFNGQYVGLYKMIEQVDKQFISTHYHNWGGNLFKGDPMGTLGWMGSNPASYYPDYELHSNTTANNWSDFVNLIDNINNTPAANFYDTLETNLNTTPIIKQWAARNLFVDLDSYFHSPHNYYLYHNTVTNKFEWNTWDVSVSFGFYFWPEDSVEKVSILMSNGPPLTTRMLANNTYKTTYLNTICDYLDYLDTTVMSPIIDSIANVIRPSIYAEPDSNQMFQENIFEGGIDTSTYHLPLPPPMNNADIPGLKKFIINRRANVISQLALLPFICTNGVNDLSGININIAIYPNPFSTQTTLQTNNPFHNATLTVDNCFGQTVKQIKNINGRTVVFSRDNLASGLYFVRLTEENKTIAVDKLVITKTFTHLNNSYRLDRSHIRTTSGLDI, translated from the coding sequence ATGAAAAATCGCTTTTACATAATCATCTGTTTACTGATTTCTGGTATTCAGACAACAGTTGCTCAGAACCCGGGCGACAGCACATTTAATTCCTCCGTCATTCACAACATCAATTTCACTTTCTCTCAACCGAATTTCTTTGACTCGCTGATGTATTACAAGCAACATGCTGATTCATTTAATCTAAGCACTCAGAATATGATGGCGGGCGTTACCATTGACGGAACACCGATTGATTCCATCGGAGTAAAGTTTAAAGGCAACTCCACTTTTGGCTGCTGCGGCAGAAAAAGACCGATACGGCTTACATTTAACGAATATGCAACGGGGAAAAAATTTGACGGGCTGACTATTTTTGAACTCAACAACATGGTGCTTGACCCTTCCTATATGCGCGAAAAACTCATGCTGGATTTTATGAACAAAAAAGGATTGCCTGCTCCGCGCTGCACTTATGCAAAAGTAAGTTTCAACGGGCAATATGTGGGTTTGTACAAAATGATTGAGCAGGTGGATAAGCAATTTATCAGCACGCACTACCACAACTGGGGAGGAAATCTTTTCAAAGGAGACCCAATGGGAACGCTCGGTTGGATGGGAAGCAATCCTGCGAGTTATTATCCTGATTATGAATTGCACTCTAACACGACAGCAAACAACTGGAGCGATTTTGTAAATCTGATTGACAACATCAACAACACGCCCGCTGCAAATTTTTACGATACGCTGGAAACAAATCTGAATACAACGCCTATCATTAAACAATGGGCTGCACGAAACCTTTTTGTTGATTTGGATTCTTACTTTCATTCTCCGCACAATTATTATTTGTACCACAACACCGTTACAAATAAGTTTGAATGGAACACATGGGATGTAAGCGTGTCGTTCGGATTTTATTTTTGGCCCGAAGATTCAGTTGAGAAGGTAAGTATTTTGATGTCCAACGGACCTCCTTTAACAACCAGAATGCTTGCCAACAACACCTACAAAACAACTTACCTGAATACAATTTGTGATTACTTGGATTACCTCGACACTACTGTAATGTCTCCTATCATTGACAGTATTGCAAATGTAATACGCCCGAGCATTTATGCAGAGCCGGATTCTAACCAAATGTTTCAGGAAAATATTTTTGAGGGTGGAATTGATACTTCCACGTATCATTTACCATTACCTCCTCCCATGAATAATGCTGATATTCCCGGTTTAAAAAAATTTATCATTAATAGAAGAGCGAATGTCATCAGCCAACTTGCTTTGCTTCCTTTTATCTGTACGAATGGAGTAAATGATTTGTCTGGTATTAATATTAATATCGCGATTTATCCCAATCCCTTTTCAACACAGACAACTTTGCAAACAAACAATCCTTTTCATAATGCAACTCTCACGGTGGACAACTGTTTCGGGCAGACAGTTAAACAAATAAAAAATATCAACGGGCGGACAGTTGTTTTCTCCCGCGACAATCTCGCAAGCGGACTGTATTTCGTTCGGCTGACAGAAGAAAACAAAACCATCGCAGTAGACAAATTAGTAATCACAAAAACTTTTACTCATCTCAACAACAGTTATCGGCTTGACCGCTCACACATTCGGACAACATCTGGGCTTGACATTTGA
- a CDS encoding tetratricopeptide repeat protein: MKKLILFSPLVLLFSFALAESETDSLEKSANAGVQDTGTVNALNLLCKKNWSSEEEKALGYGNRALALAQKINYKKGEAQALNNLGVSYYNFSEYDKALDEHFKALAIRKTLGDKKDISSSLNNIGNAYDGMSDYLHALDFFKQALHLKKEIDDKKGIANISNNIGNLYYSQGNYYKALAYFFDALQIYEEQEELSVAHANVLHNIGNVYKEQKDIKNALAYYEKGLKMREDMEDEQGVEVSYNALAALYLASAVQQKNSTFAGQDYSSAKEYFTKAIAIQEKIEDKTNMAIALNNLGIIYMHEGNYDRALQESFAALQLSGEIGDKSTEAISLGSIADVYHEKNEINKSIEYANKALALADSLRILEEIKNSHLMLSTNYDSLKQFDKSVFHYKLYVTYRDSLLNAENAKQMANVQQKYESEKEQVEEERAKEQQEAELERKEQAQYLVIFSIIILLALFIVIASHLQLSVRTIDFAAFVGVLLFFQFIEVLLHPYIIKYVHGLPIIFICINIALASGLKPIHHLLEKSLVKVSHTISHKRMQKVKQKEDEERRRMEELKLKRMQERMAKANENNPEKNG; this comes from the coding sequence ATGAAGAAGTTAATTTTATTTTCCCCGCTCGTTCTTCTGTTTTCTTTTGCACTTGCAGAATCAGAAACCGATTCGCTTGAAAAAAGTGCAAACGCTGGCGTGCAGGATACTGGCACAGTGAACGCGCTCAATCTTCTCTGCAAAAAAAACTGGAGCAGCGAAGAAGAAAAAGCGCTCGGCTACGGCAACCGCGCGCTTGCGCTCGCGCAAAAAATAAATTATAAGAAAGGCGAAGCGCAGGCGCTGAATAATCTGGGAGTGAGTTATTACAACTTCAGCGAGTACGACAAAGCACTCGATGAACATTTCAAAGCGCTCGCAATCCGCAAAACGCTCGGAGATAAAAAAGATATTTCTTCTTCGCTGAACAATATCGGCAACGCCTACGATGGCATGAGCGATTACCTGCACGCCCTTGACTTTTTCAAACAGGCGCTGCACCTGAAAAAAGAAATTGATGACAAGAAAGGAATTGCAAACATTTCGAACAACATCGGCAACCTGTATTATTCGCAGGGAAATTATTACAAAGCGCTGGCTTATTTTTTTGACGCGCTGCAAATTTACGAAGAGCAGGAAGAACTGTCGGTGGCGCACGCCAATGTGCTGCACAACATCGGGAATGTTTACAAAGAACAGAAAGACATAAAGAACGCACTTGCATATTACGAAAAAGGGTTGAAGATGCGCGAAGATATGGAAGACGAGCAGGGTGTTGAAGTTTCTTACAATGCCCTGGCGGCACTTTATCTCGCTTCAGCCGTGCAGCAAAAAAATTCCACGTTTGCCGGACAGGATTATTCCAGCGCCAAAGAATATTTTACCAAAGCCATTGCCATTCAGGAAAAAATTGAAGACAAAACAAACATGGCAATCGCGTTAAATAATCTCGGAATAATTTACATGCACGAAGGAAATTACGACAGAGCGCTGCAGGAAAGTTTTGCCGCCCTTCAACTCAGCGGAGAGATTGGCGATAAATCAACCGAAGCCATTTCGCTCGGAAGCATTGCCGATGTGTATCATGAAAAAAATGAAATCAATAAATCCATCGAGTACGCAAACAAAGCGCTCGCGCTGGCGGATAGTTTGCGCATTCTGGAAGAAATAAAAAATTCACATCTCATGCTCAGCACTAATTACGATTCACTGAAACAATTCGACAAATCTGTTTTTCATTATAAACTTTACGTAACCTACCGCGATAGTTTACTCAATGCGGAGAACGCAAAGCAAATGGCAAATGTTCAACAGAAATACGAATCGGAAAAAGAACAAGTGGAAGAAGAGCGCGCCAAAGAACAGCAAGAAGCGGAACTGGAGCGCAAAGAGCAGGCGCAGTACCTCGTTATTTTTTCCATCATCATTCTGCTCGCCCTGTTCATTGTCATTGCAAGCCACCTTCAACTCTCGGTCCGAACCATTGACTTTGCCGCGTTCGTAGGCGTGCTTTTATTTTTTCAGTTCATCGAAGTGCTGCTTCATCCCTACATCATAAAATATGTGCACGGGCTGCCGATTATTTTTATCTGCATCAACATTGCGCTCGCTTCGGGTTTAAAACCCATTCATCATTTGCTTGAAAAAAGTTTGGTAAAAGTTTCGCATACCATCAGCCATAAGCGAATGCAGAAAGTCAAACAGAAAGAAGATGAAGAGCGAAGACGAATGGAAGAATTAAAACTGAAACGCATGCAGGAACGGATGGCGAAAGCAAACGAAAACAATCCGGAAAAAAATGGCTGA
- a CDS encoding T9SS type A sorting domain-containing protein: MLNSTNNKKERVKSRFVSGKKLYSIIFIATTSIAATAQTWQWAQGAGDILNERGFSIRNDASGNSYVTGMFYSPSITFGSFTLNNADNAGNTPDVFVVKYDASGNALWAQSAGGLNNDNGFSVFPDASGNVYVTGNFSSSSITFGSTTLINASTSGTPDFFLVKYDASSGNVLWAKRAGGTDYDDGLAVCTDASGNVYVAGDFSSTSITFGSTTLTNTGSAGSGEIFLAKYDASGNVLWAKSAAGSGNDDEYGISTDGSNIYITGAYSSSTLSFGSNSITNAGSQNIFIAKYDASGNALWAKSAGGNISDFGTAISAAAGNVYITGYFSSSTVTFGSTSLTNAGGEDIFIAKYDASGNVLWAKKAGGSSVDDGLGIMADASGNAFITGVFGSTTITFGSTSLTNAGSYDIFVAKYDASGNVVWAKGAGGTNDDFSYSVSINSSNLFITGDFRSPSLAFGSTTLTNAGGEDVFTAKLSGISAVEENNFENEITVYPNPTSGNFEVRSEKLEVRNIEIYNVMGEKMYSSTVNRKQETVNLSASNGIYFLQLKTENGIVNKKLIINK, translated from the coding sequence ATGTTGAACTCAACTAACAATAAAAAAGAAAGAGTGAAATCCCGATTTGTATCGGGGAAAAAACTTTACTCAATTATTTTTATTGCAACTACCAGCATAGCCGCAACTGCGCAAACCTGGCAATGGGCGCAGGGAGCCGGAGATATTCTTAACGAGAGAGGATTCAGCATACGCAATGACGCAAGCGGGAACTCCTATGTTACGGGCATGTTCTATTCCCCTTCCATTACTTTCGGAAGTTTTACTCTGAACAATGCTGACAATGCCGGCAACACTCCCGATGTTTTCGTAGTGAAATACGATGCTTCAGGCAATGCACTATGGGCGCAATCGGCTGGCGGACTTAATAATGATAATGGGTTTTCTGTTTTTCCCGATGCAAGCGGAAATGTGTATGTTACCGGAAACTTCAGCAGTTCATCCATCACTTTTGGCAGCACTACCCTGATAAATGCTTCCACCAGCGGCACTCCTGATTTTTTTCTCGTCAAATACGATGCCTCATCAGGTAATGTGCTTTGGGCAAAAAGAGCGGGAGGAACTGATTATGATGATGGGCTTGCGGTTTGCACCGATGCGAGCGGCAACGTATATGTGGCGGGAGATTTTTCCAGTACATCCATTACTTTTGGAAGCACTACATTGACTAACACCGGTTCTGCAGGCAGCGGAGAAATTTTTCTTGCTAAGTACGATGCTTCGGGCAATGTGCTTTGGGCAAAATCGGCAGCAGGTTCAGGAAACGATGATGAATACGGAATCAGTACCGATGGAAGCAACATTTATATCACAGGCGCCTACTCAAGTTCAACACTTAGTTTTGGAAGCAACAGCATAACAAACGCAGGAAGTCAAAATATTTTCATTGCTAAATACGATGCTTCGGGTAATGCGCTCTGGGCAAAATCAGCCGGAGGAAATATAAGCGATTTCGGAACAGCCATAAGCGCAGCCGCAGGAAATGTTTACATCACCGGATATTTCAGCAGTTCAACCGTAACTTTCGGCAGCACTTCGCTGACCAATGCCGGGGGTGAAGATATATTCATCGCGAAGTACGATGCATCGGGCAATGTGCTTTGGGCGAAAAAAGCAGGGGGCTCTTCTGTAGATGATGGATTGGGAATAATGGCTGATGCAAGCGGCAATGCTTTCATTACCGGAGTTTTCGGAAGCACCACTATTACTTTTGGAAGCACTTCGTTAACCAATGCAGGCAGTTACGATATTTTTGTTGCTAAGTACGATGCTTCCGGAAATGTTGTTTGGGCAAAAGGTGCTGGCGGAACGAACGATGATTTTTCTTACAGTGTAAGCATAAACAGTTCCAATCTTTTTATTACAGGAGATTTCAGAAGCCCTTCCCTTGCTTTCGGGAGCACCACATTGACCAATGCCGGAGGCGAAGATGTTTTCACTGCGAAGTTGAGCGGCATTTCGGCTGTGGAGGAAAATAATTTTGAGAATGAAATCACTGTGTATCCCAATCCAACAAGCGGAAATTTTGAAGTGAGAAGTGAGAAGTTAGAAGTGAGAAATATTGAAATATATAATGTGATGGGAGAAAAAATGTATTCATCAACTGTAAACAGGAAACAGGAAACTGTAAACCTGAGCGCATCGAACGGAATTTATTTTCTTCAACTGAAAACAGAAAATGGAATCGTGAACAAAAAACTTATCATTAATAAATAA
- a CDS encoding T9SS type A sorting domain-containing protein: MKKVLRFLLKTLPLSLSFRKRGMSAGQGEFLALSILFIAVCGGANAQIGWVQKTNVGGQVRSSPIAFSIGSYGYLGTGDNNSGNNNFNDFWQYDPSANSWTQKANFAAAARKGAVGFSIGNYGYVGLGWDNSNYYSDFWRYDPSSDSWTQKATFSGTARKYAAGLSNGTYGYVGAGSDGSSFYNDFWQYDPGANSWTSKTNFGGAARYKSIKFSMNGNVYIGLGYDGSTSYNDLWMYTPASNSWVSKANFPGNARQGAICLSTGPYGYCGLGYDGSNYYNDFWKYNPTTDSWSSVTSFPGQARIDAVGFSIGNTGYVGTGYYMGTYYNDFWAYFTTDGNAVSEIDNENTISVSPNPTSGTFQVRSEKLEVRSIDIYNVQGEKVYGLQFPVSSSTTVNRKQETVNLSDKPSGIYFLQVKTTEGIVNKKLIINK; the protein is encoded by the coding sequence ATGAAAAAAGTTTTACGCTTTCTTTTAAAAACTCTCCCTCTTTCCCTCTCTTTCAGAAAGAGAGGGATGTCCGCAGGACAGGGTGAGTTCCTTGCGCTCTCCATTTTATTTATTGCAGTTTGCGGAGGTGCAAATGCACAAATCGGGTGGGTGCAAAAAACAAATGTTGGCGGTCAGGTAAGAAGTTCGCCCATTGCATTTTCAATTGGTAGCTATGGCTACCTTGGAACGGGTGACAATAATAGCGGCAATAATAATTTCAATGACTTCTGGCAATACGACCCGTCTGCTAATAGCTGGACACAAAAAGCAAACTTTGCTGCAGCGGCAAGGAAAGGCGCTGTGGGATTTAGCATCGGCAATTACGGATATGTAGGATTGGGCTGGGATAATTCAAATTATTATTCTGATTTCTGGAGATACGACCCCTCTTCTGATTCGTGGACACAAAAAGCAACCTTCAGTGGAACAGCAAGAAAATATGCAGCCGGATTATCGAACGGAACCTATGGTTATGTGGGAGCGGGCTCAGATGGAAGTTCTTTCTATAACGACTTTTGGCAGTATGACCCTGGAGCGAACAGCTGGACTTCGAAAACAAATTTTGGTGGCGCTGCAAGATATAAATCCATTAAATTTTCTATGAACGGCAATGTGTACATTGGATTAGGATATGACGGAAGTACTAGTTACAATGATTTGTGGATGTACACTCCGGCATCAAATAGTTGGGTATCAAAAGCAAATTTTCCTGGAAACGCCCGCCAAGGTGCAATTTGTCTTTCCACCGGTCCCTATGGGTATTGCGGACTTGGATATGACGGAAGTAATTATTACAATGACTTCTGGAAATATAATCCTACTACTGATAGTTGGAGTTCGGTTACAAGTTTTCCCGGACAAGCAAGGATTGATGCAGTAGGATTTTCAATCGGAAATACAGGATACGTGGGAACCGGATATTACATGGGAACTTATTATAATGACTTTTGGGCATATTTCACTACCGATGGAAATGCCGTTTCAGAGATAGATAATGAAAATACCATATCTGTTTCCCCCAATCCCACGAGCGGAACTTTTCAAGTGAGAAGTGAGAAGTTAGAAGTGAGAAGTATTGACATATATAATGTGCAGGGAGAAAAAGTTTACGGTCTGCAGTTTCCAGTTTCCAGTTCAACAACCGTAAACCGAAAACAGGAAACTGTAAACCTTTCTGACAAGCCCAGCGGAATTTATTTTCTTCAAGTAAAAACAACAGAAGGAATCGTGAACAAGAAACTTATCATTAATAAATAA
- a CDS encoding T9SS type A sorting domain-containing protein, with amino-acid sequence MKRTSLLAAILLSFTFSSQAQSWSHAGTWVNSSIECLKSYNGTLYVGGNFTGVGTMSWNCSFSAMWDGTTLSPYYDSNLGGLDFSCFAVHNSTLFTGGAFQIGSFGASEVAEWTGTAWDDPTGAYALNSNVYALQSFGGNLYAGGYFTTYNSTNYNHIAVNNGSGYSTVGSGFDASVFALTVYNGSLYAGGGFTNSGATAVNHIAKWNGSSWQPLGTGVNGTVKGMAVMGTDLYVIGSFTQAGSVAVNNIAKWNGTAWSDVGGGITNVLNGVRSILSYNNYIYVGGDFTKAGNVTVQNVAAWNGSSWSALGSGVPNMVNALEIFNNTLYAGPFAFANDTNWVWKFSSLGGVNETEIENSISVFPNPSNGNFILTSEITKGEITIYNVQEEKVYSSTVNRKQETVNLSASNGIYFLQLKTENGIVNKKIIINK; translated from the coding sequence ATGAAAAGAACATCTTTACTCGCAGCAATTTTATTATCTTTTACTTTTTCTTCACAGGCGCAATCATGGTCTCATGCAGGAACCTGGGTAAACAGTTCTATTGAATGCCTGAAATCCTACAACGGAACTTTATATGTGGGCGGTAACTTTACGGGCGTGGGCACTATGTCGTGGAATTGCAGCTTCAGCGCCATGTGGGATGGCACCACCTTATCTCCCTACTACGACTCAAATCTTGGCGGGCTTGATTTCTCCTGCTTTGCCGTTCACAACTCAACTCTTTTTACCGGAGGCGCTTTTCAAATCGGTTCGTTTGGCGCATCGGAAGTAGCGGAATGGACAGGCACTGCGTGGGATGACCCCACAGGCGCTTATGCATTAAACTCGAACGTATATGCCTTGCAGTCATTCGGAGGAAATTTATATGCAGGCGGATATTTCACTACCTATAATTCAACCAACTATAATCATATTGCCGTGAATAACGGTTCGGGTTATTCTACGGTGGGCAGCGGATTTGATGCTTCGGTATTTGCACTGACGGTATATAATGGTTCGCTTTATGCAGGCGGAGGATTTACAAATTCAGGTGCAACCGCTGTAAATCATATTGCAAAATGGAACGGCAGTTCCTGGCAGCCGCTCGGAACAGGAGTGAACGGAACAGTTAAAGGCATGGCAGTGATGGGAACTGATTTATATGTTATCGGTTCTTTCACGCAGGCGGGTTCTGTGGCGGTAAACAATATTGCAAAATGGAATGGCACCGCATGGTCAGATGTGGGAGGAGGCATAACAAATGTTCTCAACGGGGTGCGCTCAATTTTATCTTACAATAATTATATTTATGTGGGCGGAGATTTTACAAAAGCAGGAAACGTAACGGTGCAAAATGTGGCGGCATGGAATGGTTCTTCGTGGTCGGCTCTCGGAAGCGGAGTGCCCAACATGGTAAACGCACTTGAAATTTTTAACAACACCCTCTATGCCGGTCCTTTTGCTTTTGCGAATGACACCAACTGGGTGTGGAAGTTTTCCTCGCTGGGCGGAGTGAATGAAACGGAAATTGAAAACTCAATATCTGTTTTTCCAAATCCCTCAAACGGAAATTTCATTTTGACTTCTGAAATAACAAAAGGAGAAATAACAATTTATAATGTGCAGGAAGAAAAAGTGTATTCATCAACCGTAAACAGGAAACAGGAAACTGTAAACCTGAGCGCATCGAACGGAATTTATTTTCTTCAACTGAAAACAGAAAATGGAATCGTAAATAAGAAAATAATCATTAATAAATAA
- a CDS encoding T9SS type A sorting domain-containing protein, with product MKKLLLISTAVLGLTVANGQTNVSGGIFSNTTWTKVNSPYIVTSTVVVFPGIILTIQPGVTVKFANNQQLEIRQAKLIAIGTATDSITFTSNAVSPTAGIYTGIYLNGDTLIPAFNYCNIKYASSGINNNTQSPVTIKNSNFIFNQTGLNSDTLSIDTCNFRNNSNAIVGNGPVNNCIISNNQIGMYASSGIPFSKITNCIVDSNQTGLKFISGPVVNCIIKYNQVGIECIHYTNANNCIIKNNTRGMVMNALMDTIRNSIIDSNVVTGVEIYGGWDCVENNYIGHNGIGIIDSSYDIANSATTTKNYIENNNIGIRLGSDGDKIFCNRICNNTLYDLTYTTTNNTTAVHNNYWCTPDSASTEAVIYDGYDDVNYGLVFFMPNDSVCAPSNPTSINEITQTYSLRIFPNPFSTQTTLRTDNLLHNATLTVDNCFGQTVAQIKNINGRTVTFSRDNLASGLYFVRLTEENNIFVLWDSEVLRTPPLLQPGKRYPTMQKKRTRV from the coding sequence ATGAAAAAACTTTTACTCATCTCGACAGCGGTTCTCGGTTTGACAGTCGCGAACGGACAGACAAACGTAAGTGGTGGGATTTTTTCTAACACTACTTGGACAAAAGTAAACAGTCCATATATTGTTACAAGCACTGTGGTCGTTTTCCCTGGAATTATACTTACAATTCAACCGGGAGTAACAGTAAAGTTTGCAAATAACCAGCAATTGGAAATTCGGCAAGCGAAACTTATTGCTATCGGCACAGCAACTGATTCTATAACCTTTACAAGCAATGCTGTATCTCCGACAGCAGGAATTTATACGGGAATATATTTGAATGGAGATACTTTAATACCAGCATTTAATTACTGCAATATTAAATATGCTAGTTCTGGAATTAATAATAATACTCAGAGTCCTGTAACTATCAAAAACTCAAATTTTATTTTTAACCAAACTGGATTAAATAGCGATACCCTTAGTATAGATACATGTAATTTCAGGAATAATTCAAATGCAATTGTTGGAAATGGCCCTGTAAATAATTGCATTATTTCCAATAATCAAATTGGGATGTATGCTTCATCTGGGATTCCATTTTCAAAAATTACAAATTGCATTGTTGATTCTAATCAAACCGGTCTAAAGTTTATTTCCGGACCTGTGGTAAACTGTATTATTAAATACAATCAAGTCGGAATAGAATGTATCCATTATACTAATGCGAACAATTGTATTATAAAAAATAATACTAGGGGCATGGTAATGAATGCACTAATGGACACAATAAGGAATAGCATTATTGATTCAAATGTTGTAACAGGTGTTGAGATTTATGGAGGTTGGGACTGCGTTGAAAATAATTATATAGGGCATAATGGAATTGGGATAATAGATTCATCATATGATATTGCAAATTCAGCCACCACTACAAAAAATTATATTGAAAATAATAATATTGGAATCAGATTGGGGAGTGATGGAGATAAGATATTTTGTAATAGAATTTGCAATAATACTTTGTATGATTTAACCTATACAACAACCAACAATACAACTGCTGTTCATAATAATTACTGGTGCACTCCTGATTCTGCTTCAACAGAAGCCGTAATTTATGATGGATATGATGACGTAAATTATGGTTTAGTTTTCTTTATGCCTAATGATTCTGTATGCGCACCCAGTAATCCAACTTCTATAAATGAAATTACGCAAACATATTCTCTTCGTATTTTCCCAAATCCTTTTTCCACGCAGACAACTTTGCGGACAGACAATCTTTTACATAACGCAACTCTCACGGTGGACAATTGTTTCGGTCAGACAGTTGCGCAAATAAAAAACATCAACGGGCGGACAGTTACTTTCTCCCGTGACAATCTCGCAAGCGGACTGTATTTCGTTCGGCTGACAGAAGAAAACAATATCTTTGTGCTGTGGGACAGTGAAGTGCTCCGAACACCGCCACTTCTCCAACCTGGAAAACGTTACCCCACAATGCAAAAAAAACGAACCCGCGTGTAA